A single genomic interval of Chitinispirillales bacterium harbors:
- a CDS encoding ABC transporter substrate-binding protein: MSKILPLILVAAAYLTLSSCKKESGTAITTLADALAQAWNYEEQDDASDAETEAVLAKLPRDKTLYLVGFQWGEPHSFNPLNGYPDWPSRPEFNLMYEHLTEYNSMTDDIEPAIGRIEQSNKDYISLILNSLARWSDGKPLTSADVLFSYNLSLTNPDAPCSYIQGFIKELTVDTVKTVIRNEAGDSVAVKAEERVFLWVDKTDRNNPLSVLDQTSTVPILPKHIFEPLLKAAGGSVSEVSNDPMNRPQVVSGPYNLYMYSNEKIVIRRRDDYWGNEAFHSGKKPAPEYIVHPIYKGNEHASTALKNGELDISSNYTPRIWLKDGVKTWFDAEPYFMPGSIPMFIINTTRPPLDNKHYRRAMAFAIDYEKIKKLAVSGYTTDIQSGLILPFSAESTYFSREEVDKYGATKYDPERAKEELELGGFKSLYDKKGNLICVVDAYGDTMPTVGIMSPSGWTDFESVVRIAITGMRAVGIDIRPNFVDDTQYWPAQTTGNFDLFFDTPVAMMAKSTPWSRFEGVMSAKNWKAVGQKMYENIGRWNNPNVENFIPQIDSLLHIIPLLENENEKKEAYTLLNRYYMEEQPTIPVLYRPEEYYEFSTKYWTNFPTSAKPYAPPRMPVAAAGTRMLWEIVPTAGGN; the protein is encoded by the coding sequence ATGAGTAAAATTTTACCGCTGATTTTGGTTGCGGCGGCGTATTTGACGTTGTCTTCGTGTAAAAAAGAAAGCGGAACTGCAATAACGACATTAGCGGACGCGCTGGCTCAAGCATGGAACTATGAGGAGCAGGATGACGCCAGCGATGCGGAAACAGAGGCGGTTCTAGCAAAACTGCCCAGAGACAAGACCTTATACCTTGTAGGATTTCAGTGGGGGGAACCGCATTCGTTTAACCCTCTTAACGGGTATCCGGATTGGCCTAGCCGTCCCGAATTTAATTTGATGTACGAACATCTTACGGAATATAATTCCATGACGGACGATATAGAGCCGGCGATCGGCAGAATAGAGCAATCTAATAAGGATTATATTTCACTTATTCTTAATTCGCTTGCAAGATGGAGCGACGGCAAGCCGCTGACTTCGGCGGACGTATTGTTTTCTTACAATTTGAGCCTTACGAATCCTGACGCTCCATGTTCGTATATTCAAGGTTTTATCAAAGAACTTACGGTAGATACGGTAAAGACCGTCATTAGAAATGAAGCCGGAGATTCCGTCGCTGTAAAAGCGGAAGAACGTGTATTTTTATGGGTGGATAAAACCGACAGAAACAATCCTCTTTCCGTTTTAGATCAAACGTCCACCGTGCCGATACTTCCCAAACATATTTTTGAACCGCTTCTTAAGGCGGCGGGCGGCAGCGTTTCGGAGGTTTCAAACGATCCAATGAACAGACCGCAGGTTGTGAGCGGGCCTTATAATCTATATATGTACTCAAATGAGAAAATAGTGATTCGCAGGAGGGACGATTATTGGGGTAACGAGGCGTTTCACAGCGGGAAAAAACCTGCGCCGGAATATATTGTTCACCCTATTTACAAAGGGAACGAACACGCTTCTACCGCACTGAAAAACGGAGAGCTGGACATTTCGTCGAATTATACTCCGCGTATCTGGTTAAAAGACGGAGTTAAAACGTGGTTTGATGCAGAACCGTATTTTATGCCCGGTTCTATACCTATGTTTATTATTAATACGACTCGTCCGCCGCTTGACAATAAGCATTACAGAAGAGCGATGGCGTTTGCTATTGATTATGAAAAAATAAAAAAATTGGCGGTTTCCGGATATACGACCGACATTCAATCGGGATTGATATTGCCGTTTTCCGCAGAGTCGACTTATTTCAGCCGTGAAGAAGTTGACAAATACGGAGCGACCAAATATGACCCCGAACGCGCAAAGGAAGAGTTGGAACTCGGCGGGTTCAAATCTTTGTATGACAAAAAGGGTAATTTGATTTGCGTTGTTGATGCTTATGGAGATACGATGCCGACTGTTGGAATTATGTCGCCTTCAGGATGGACGGATTTTGAGTCGGTTGTACGTATAGCGATTACCGGAATGCGAGCAGTAGGAATTGACATAAGACCTAATTTTGTCGACGATACTCAGTATTGGCCCGCTCAAACAACGGGGAATTTTGATTTGTTCTTCGATACGCCTGTCGCCATGATGGCGAAATCGACGCCTTGGTCGAGATTTGAAGGGGTTATGAGTGCAAAGAATTGGAAGGCTGTGGGGCAGAAAATGTATGAGAATATCGGTAGATGGAACAATCCGAATGTTGAGAATTTTATTCCGCAGATTGATTCGCTTCTTCATATAATTCCTCTGCTTGAGAACGAAAACGAAAAGAAAGAAGCATATACGCTTCTTAACCGTTATTACATGGAAGAACAGCCGACGATTCCGGTATTGTATAGACCGGAAGAATATTATGAATTTTCTACAAAGTATTGGACTAATTTTCCAACATCAGCCAAGCCTTACGCTCCTCCGAGAATGCCGGTCGCGGCGGCGGGAACGCGGATGCTTTGGGAAATTGTTCCGACAGCGGGAGGTAACTGA
- a CDS encoding ABC transporter permease, with amino-acid sequence MLKNHPTIRFVLQRGIWYLLTFFVAVTINFFLPRFGADPIDLIMSKQRGTTGKQADDKRTAYMKEFGLVEQQKVVATVNGEIFVDGDNSPVSFETLLKNGLVVEDTLARLWNSTFEITDIAALQEALKKLNKEKDLNLPDEISYEDEDDEDDSEIDEAAAHETNESEIDENYLSFEDFEELIKENFSASEILSLPGIRVSKGTKVYAADAEALVEKLGGLSLVGQSYMVREKNGGMNLYQFNGENQRPKFIKFQKTEEMQIPEGNVRYLVESEVLYQKNTEDTDASVVGTLVPIRRSLFGQYIQYMTMTFHGDLGTSLVKYPQKVGDIVMRAVPWTLALQFPAIAIGWIIGNILGALAAYKRGWFDKILFPGALLVDSIPMFAIGMLLVYFLAEGLHWFPASGGYPPDVFPGFSWAFISGAAYYYLLPFFSLFPIFASGQATGMRTMGIYELGTGYVRYAKTLGVSENKILMYIFRNAMLPQLTGLALNLGTMVGGALITEMIFSYPGLGSALLSAAKNNDYPLIQGGALLVMITVLVANLTVDLLIGFFDPRVKAGLSGV; translated from the coding sequence ATGCTTAAGAATCATCCGACTATAAGATTTGTGCTGCAAAGGGGGATTTGGTACCTGCTTACATTTTTTGTCGCGGTTACTATAAATTTCTTTTTGCCTCGTTTCGGTGCGGACCCTATTGACTTAATAATGAGTAAACAAAGAGGAACGACGGGGAAGCAGGCAGATGACAAACGAACCGCTTACATGAAAGAATTCGGTTTGGTTGAGCAGCAAAAAGTTGTTGCGACGGTTAATGGGGAAATTTTTGTCGATGGCGATAATAGTCCGGTTTCGTTTGAAACGCTTCTGAAAAACGGGCTTGTCGTTGAAGACACTCTTGCCAGACTGTGGAATTCAACATTTGAGATAACCGATATTGCGGCGCTTCAGGAAGCGTTAAAAAAATTGAATAAAGAGAAAGATCTTAATCTTCCCGACGAAATTTCTTACGAAGACGAAGACGATGAAGACGACAGCGAGATTGACGAAGCGGCGGCTCATGAAACAAACGAATCGGAAATTGATGAAAATTATTTATCATTTGAAGATTTTGAAGAACTTATAAAGGAAAATTTTTCAGCTTCCGAAATTCTTTCGCTTCCCGGTATCAGAGTCAGTAAAGGAACAAAAGTTTATGCCGCAGACGCTGAAGCGCTTGTTGAAAAACTCGGCGGATTGTCTTTGGTCGGGCAGTCATATATGGTCAGAGAAAAAAACGGAGGAATGAATCTTTATCAGTTCAACGGTGAAAACCAAAGACCAAAATTTATTAAATTCCAAAAAACCGAAGAAATGCAAATTCCGGAAGGCAATGTTCGTTATTTGGTAGAAAGTGAAGTTCTTTATCAAAAGAATACAGAAGATACGGATGCGTCCGTTGTAGGAACGTTAGTTCCGATACGCCGTTCATTATTTGGTCAATATATTCAATACATGACGATGACCTTTCATGGAGATTTGGGAACTTCGCTTGTGAAATATCCGCAAAAAGTCGGCGATATTGTGATGCGGGCTGTTCCATGGACGCTTGCTTTGCAATTTCCTGCAATCGCTATAGGTTGGATTATTGGAAATATCTTAGGCGCATTGGCGGCTTATAAACGCGGCTGGTTTGATAAAATTTTATTTCCGGGAGCGTTGCTTGTGGACTCAATTCCAATGTTTGCAATCGGAATGCTTTTGGTGTATTTCTTGGCAGAAGGGTTACATTGGTTTCCTGCAAGCGGCGGATATCCGCCGGACGTTTTTCCGGGGTTTAGTTGGGCGTTTATATCGGGTGCGGCATATTATTATTTGCTTCCGTTCTTTTCGCTTTTCCCGATTTTTGCAAGCGGTCAGGCGACAGGTATGAGAACTATGGGTATATATGAGTTGGGAACAGGGTATGTTAGATATGCCAAAACGCTTGGTGTTTCGGAAAACAAAATTTTGATGTATATTTTCAGAAACGCAATGCTCCCGCAGTTGACCGGCTTGGCTCTCAATTTAGGAACTATGGTGGGCGGCGCGTTGATTACAGAAATGATATTTTCGTATCCCGGATTAGGTTCGGCATTACTTTCGGCGGCGAAAAATAATGATTATCCCTTAATACAGGGCGGTGCGTTACTTGTTATGATAACCGTTCTGGTAGCAAATTTAACAGTGGATTTACTTATAGGTTTCTTTGACCCGCGAGTAAAAGCCGGATTGTCAGGGGTGTAA
- a CDS encoding ABC transporter permease: protein MKLLKNLLKEPAFVFGVGLFLLTILIALLGPFLVNINTDSEYLPYLEPGKEGLLLGADHLGRDMVSMLICGLQSSLYVGFLSGIIATTLGTFLGVYAGFKGGFIDDFINMVTNLFLVIPSFVVLLLISASLEEGRSLQLIAIIIGVTIWPWTARSVRAETSSLKSSEHINLARVNGANTFTILTKHILPYLLSYVFMVFIIQVASGILEEAAISMLGLGPYDCISLGIIMNDAQGNEALGDGAWWAFVPATFLITSVVFALYALNTSMEGVFNPALRK, encoded by the coding sequence ATGAAGTTACTTAAAAATTTGTTGAAAGAACCGGCGTTTGTATTCGGCGTTGGTTTGTTCTTACTTACAATTTTGATCGCTTTGCTGGGACCTTTTTTGGTGAATATAAACACGGATTCGGAGTATCTGCCTTATCTTGAACCCGGTAAAGAAGGTTTGCTTTTAGGGGCGGATCATTTGGGACGGGATATGGTTTCAATGCTTATATGCGGACTTCAGAGCTCGTTATATGTGGGATTCTTGTCCGGAATTATCGCTACGACGCTCGGAACGTTTTTGGGAGTTTATGCCGGTTTTAAAGGCGGATTTATTGATGATTTTATTAATATGGTAACTAATCTATTTTTGGTTATTCCGTCTTTTGTTGTGTTGCTTTTGATTTCCGCTTCTCTTGAAGAAGGCCGCTCTTTGCAGCTTATCGCTATAATCATCGGAGTGACAATATGGCCCTGGACCGCTCGTTCCGTAAGAGCGGAAACGTCATCGCTTAAGAGTTCGGAGCATATAAATTTGGCGAGAGTAAACGGAGCTAATACATTTACTATTTTGACTAAACACATTTTACCGTATCTGCTTTCTTATGTGTTTATGGTGTTTATCATTCAGGTTGCATCGGGTATTCTTGAAGAAGCGGCGATAAGTATGCTTGGTCTTGGACCTTATGACTGTATTTCTCTCGGTATAATTATGAATGACGCACAAGGAAACGAGGCGTTGGGAGATGGTGCTTGGTGGGCGTTTGTTCCGGCAACATTCCTCATCACTTCAGTTGTGTTTGCGCTATATGCGCTTAATACCTCTATGGAGGGAGTATTTAACCCGGCATTACGGAAATAG
- a CDS encoding ABC transporter ATP-binding protein produces MPIFEAKHLSLHYLTRFGAKIHAAVDISFNLEEGEILGIAGESGCGKTTLVSGLTGMCIPPLNYTSGDIFVNGKSLMGRTIQDIRENVLARDISMIPQGAYNALNPTRKVKDLAMDVLQSHEKGKSSKKEMYQRIHNRFELLGLDTDRVLNSFAVQLTPGEKQRSVIGISTLLNPKMVIADEPTSALDVTTQKQVIGMIFDLLEKKVFSTMIFITHELPLLRHVADKIAVMYAGEIVEMGTSEQLVFTPKHPYTQALMSAMLSAEEGARKRKPEAIEGAPPNLAEEIVGCRFAPRCKYATGECSKNKQEIRILDNRQVRCDYAK; encoded by the coding sequence ATGCCAATATTTGAAGCTAAACATTTATCTCTTCACTATCTTACTCGTTTCGGTGCGAAAATTCACGCAGCGGTCGATATTTCTTTTAATTTGGAAGAAGGTGAAATTTTGGGTATTGCCGGCGAGTCGGGTTGCGGAAAAACTACGCTTGTCAGCGGGCTTACGGGAATGTGTATTCCGCCGCTTAATTATACTTCGGGCGATATATTTGTTAATGGGAAATCGCTTATGGGAAGAACCATTCAGGATATTCGTGAAAATGTTCTCGCAAGAGATATTTCAATGATTCCGCAAGGAGCGTATAATGCGCTTAATCCCACGAGAAAAGTTAAGGATTTGGCTATGGATGTTCTTCAAAGCCATGAGAAAGGCAAGTCCAGCAAAAAGGAAATGTATCAGAGAATACACAACCGTTTTGAACTTTTAGGACTTGATACGGACAGAGTTCTTAATTCTTTTGCCGTGCAATTAACTCCCGGAGAAAAACAGCGTTCTGTAATTGGAATTTCAACTTTGCTTAATCCCAAAATGGTAATCGCCGACGAACCGACTTCCGCGCTTGATGTCACTACGCAAAAACAAGTTATAGGCATGATTTTTGACTTGCTTGAAAAAAAAGTGTTTTCTACTATGATATTCATTACACACGAATTACCGCTTTTACGCCACGTGGCCGATAAAATTGCGGTTATGTATGCCGGTGAAATTGTTGAAATGGGAACAAGCGAACAATTGGTGTTTACTCCTAAACATCCGTATACGCAGGCGCTAATGAGCGCTATGCTTTCGGCTGAAGAAGGCGCAAGAAAACGTAAACCGGAAGCGATTGAGGGAGCTCCGCCAAATCTTGCAGAAGAAATTGTAGGGTGTCGTTTTGCTCCGAGGTGTAAATATGCAACTGGAGAGTGCAGTAAAAATAAACAAGAAATTCGGATTTTAGACAATCGTCAGGTGAGGTGCGATTATGCCAAATAA
- a CDS encoding dipeptide/oligopeptide/nickel ABC transporter ATP-binding protein has translation MPNKNAIFEVKNLVKEFGHGKTHNVVLKGLNFEIDDGEIVTIVGGSGCGKSVAAKCLLGFLQPTKGELLYKGKKITNQRDHWQTVQPIFQDPFSAFNQFFSIRSQLEDSFKVLYNRPSRAEIKDKVDAALLAVNVLPTELKEKFPFELSGGQMQRMLLARIFALKPQVLIADEATSMVDACVRANILDYLMKLKKELNMTIVFITHDIGLAYYVSDRIFIMHDGEIVEHGTPDDVALRPKSKHTIQLIEDIPDIHKDWIKRKRA, from the coding sequence ATGCCAAATAAGAATGCCATTTTTGAAGTGAAAAATCTTGTTAAAGAGTTTGGGCACGGAAAAACGCACAATGTTGTGCTTAAAGGTTTGAATTTTGAGATAGACGACGGGGAAATAGTGACAATTGTCGGAGGATCCGGATGCGGAAAATCCGTTGCGGCAAAATGTCTTTTGGGATTTTTGCAGCCGACTAAAGGAGAGTTGCTTTACAAGGGTAAAAAAATAACAAACCAAAGAGATCACTGGCAGACGGTTCAGCCGATTTTTCAAGATCCGTTTTCAGCGTTCAACCAGTTTTTCTCTATAAGGTCGCAGTTGGAGGATTCTTTTAAAGTTTTATACAATCGCCCCAGTCGTGCGGAAATAAAAGACAAAGTTGATGCGGCTCTTCTTGCGGTTAACGTTCTACCGACCGAACTTAAAGAAAAATTTCCGTTTGAATTGTCCGGCGGACAGATGCAGAGAATGCTTTTGGCTAGAATTTTTGCACTTAAGCCTCAGGTATTGATCGCCGACGAAGCGACTTCTATGGTGGATGCGTGCGTACGCGCTAATATTCTTGATTATCTTATGAAACTCAAAAAAGAGTTGAATATGACAATTGTATTTATTACGCACGACATTGGTTTGGCGTATTATGTTTCCGATAGAATATTTATTATGCATGATGGAGAAATAGTAGAACACGGCACTCCTGACGATGTTGCGCTCCGTCCGAAAAGTAAGCATACAATCCAACTTATAGAAGATATTCCGGATATTCATAAAGATTGGATTAAAAGGAAAAGGGCGTAG
- a CDS encoding MoxR family ATPase: MDITQLNEKIREQSAFISLIRAEIGKVIVGQKDMVDKLLVALLSGGHVLLEGLPGLAKTLAISTLAKVVDTDFKRIQFTPDLLPADLIGTMIFNQKSGDFVAKKGPLFSNFILADEINRAPAKVQSALLEAMQEKQVTIGDTTYKLAEPFLVMATQNPVEQEGTYPLPEAQIDRFMLKVKVSHPNRDEELEILSRMGSGEVPSISKITNEKAIIDARNMIKDIYMDRKVEEYIVDLVFASRQPEKLGIKDLDGLIEYGASPRATLALTKTARSHAFINGRGFVTPEDVKAVGFDVLRHRIVPTYEAEAENVTSEDIVRKIFDSVLVP, from the coding sequence ATGGATATAACACAACTTAACGAAAAAATTCGTGAACAAAGTGCGTTTATTTCGCTTATTCGAGCGGAAATAGGAAAAGTGATTGTCGGACAAAAAGATATGGTCGACAAACTTCTTGTAGCGTTGTTGTCCGGCGGGCATGTTTTGCTTGAAGGGTTGCCGGGACTTGCGAAAACACTTGCAATTTCAACTTTAGCAAAGGTAGTGGATACTGATTTTAAGCGAATACAATTTACTCCTGATTTACTTCCGGCGGATTTGATAGGAACTATGATTTTTAACCAAAAAAGCGGTGATTTTGTTGCGAAAAAAGGGCCTCTTTTTTCAAATTTTATTCTTGCCGACGAAATAAACCGCGCTCCTGCGAAAGTACAGTCGGCTTTACTTGAAGCGATGCAGGAAAAGCAGGTTACTATAGGGGATACCACTTATAAACTTGCCGAACCGTTTTTGGTTATGGCTACGCAAAATCCGGTAGAGCAGGAAGGAACCTATCCGCTTCCTGAAGCTCAAATTGATAGATTCATGTTAAAAGTCAAAGTTTCACATCCAAATCGAGACGAAGAATTGGAAATTTTGTCGAGGATGGGGAGCGGTGAAGTTCCGTCTATTTCAAAAATTACAAATGAAAAGGCGATTATTGACGCTCGCAATATGATAAAAGATATTTATATGGATAGAAAAGTTGAGGAATATATTGTTGATTTGGTTTTTGCGAGTCGTCAGCCTGAGAAATTAGGAATAAAAGATTTGGACGGACTTATTGAGTATGGAGCAAGTCCGCGGGCTACATTGGCTCTTACTAAAACGGCAAGATCCCACGCATTTATAAACGGGCGCGGTTTTGTAACGCCTGAAGATGTAAAAGCGGTAGGTTTTGACGTTTTGCGGCATAGAATCGTTCCGACATATGAAGCGGAAGCCGAAAATGTAACTTCGGAAGACATTGTTCGTAAAATTTTCGATTCAGTTCTTGTTCCGTGA
- the rpsP gene encoding 30S ribosomal protein S16 — protein sequence MVSIRLARGGKKKKPFYRIVAADSRAPRDGRFLEVLGYYNPVVAPKDLKINLERVDYWISVGAKMSQTVENLRKSAIEKK from the coding sequence TTGGTAAGTATTCGTCTTGCACGCGGCGGGAAAAAAAAGAAGCCGTTTTATAGAATAGTAGCGGCCGATAGCCGCGCACCGCGCGATGGCAGGTTTCTTGAAGTTTTGGGGTATTATAATCCCGTGGTAGCGCCAAAAGATTTGAAAATCAACCTTGAGAGAGTTGATTACTGGATTTCGGTCGGCGCTAAAATGTCACAGACTGTCGAAAATTTACGTAAGTCGGCGATTGAAAAAAAATAA
- the rimM gene encoding ribosome maturation factor RimM (Essential for efficient processing of 16S rRNA), producing the protein MLLNSHDFVAIAKIGKPFGLKGACNLFPIGETLLNSDPPVSLWIGNESSIEKIVLADIGGGKNSFYCFFKDCFDRDEAEKLKNFFLYIEKERLPKLEKGEFYFCDLIGISVETESGEKLGIVKDVFNYPTTDAIIIETDEGKEITIPFRKEIVKRVVLEESRMFIDRATIEDLML; encoded by the coding sequence GTGCTTTTAAATTCGCATGATTTTGTTGCGATTGCGAAAATAGGAAAACCATTCGGACTTAAGGGAGCGTGTAATTTATTTCCGATAGGGGAGACGTTATTAAATTCCGATCCGCCTGTATCGTTGTGGATCGGAAACGAATCGTCTATAGAAAAAATTGTTTTGGCAGACATTGGCGGCGGGAAAAATTCTTTTTATTGTTTTTTTAAGGATTGTTTCGACAGAGATGAGGCCGAAAAGTTAAAGAATTTTTTTCTGTACATTGAAAAAGAGCGATTGCCGAAATTAGAAAAAGGGGAATTTTATTTTTGTGATTTGATTGGGATTTCGGTAGAAACGGAGTCTGGTGAAAAATTAGGAATCGTTAAAGATGTTTTTAATTATCCGACGACTGACGCGATTATTATAGAGACGGACGAAGGTAAAGAAATAACAATTCCGTTCAGAAAAGAAATTGTTAAACGCGTTGTCCTTGAAGAAAGCAGGATGTTTATTGACAGGGCGACAATAGAAGATTTGATGTTATAA
- the trmD gene encoding tRNA (guanosine(37)-N1)-methyltransferase TrmD, whose protein sequence is MFFDILTLFPNMFDGVFSESVLARAVKKGIISIKTDNIRDYTTDKHRTVDDEAYGGEPGMVMKPEPVAAAIKKARERHKNENIRVIFLSPCGKPINHSVVSEMTKYDGLVLLCGHYKGIDQRVIDLYVDEELSLGDFVLSGGEIPAMALIDAVSRLIPGVLGNEMSASSDSYYGGLLSAPCYTRPEIFEGINVPQVLLSGHHGNIAKWHKETSEELTKKKRFDIWLKYEQKNK, encoded by the coding sequence GTGTTCTTTGATATATTGACGTTGTTTCCGAATATGTTTGACGGAGTGTTTTCCGAAAGTGTTTTAGCTCGCGCTGTAAAAAAAGGAATAATTTCGATTAAAACCGATAACATTCGCGATTATACTACCGATAAACACAGGACAGTTGACGACGAAGCGTACGGCGGAGAACCCGGAATGGTTATGAAACCCGAGCCTGTTGCGGCGGCGATAAAAAAGGCGAGAGAAAGACATAAAAATGAAAATATTCGAGTAATTTTTCTTTCTCCTTGCGGAAAACCGATAAACCATTCAGTCGTTTCTGAAATGACAAAATATGACGGACTTGTACTTTTGTGCGGGCATTACAAAGGAATTGATCAAAGGGTTATCGATCTTTATGTTGACGAGGAATTGTCGTTAGGAGATTTCGTGCTTTCGGGCGGCGAGATACCTGCAATGGCTTTGATTGACGCCGTTAGTCGTCTTATTCCGGGTGTGTTGGGAAACGAGATGAGCGCTTCTTCGGATTCATATTACGGCGGATTGCTTTCGGCTCCTTGTTATACGAGACCGGAAATATTTGAAGGGATAAACGTTCCGCAAGTTTTGTTGTCGGGACATCACGGAAATATAGCGAAGTGGCACAAAGAAACGTCAGAGGAACTGACTAAAAAGAAACGTTTTGATATTTGGTTGAAATACGAACAGAAAAACAAATAA
- the rplS gene encoding 50S ribosomal protein L19, which produces MDLIKQIEKRYLKETAKTEFSAGDTVTVNYRIQEGGKTRIQKYTGVVIQKRNGNGMNGTFTVRKASANGIFVERIFALNSPLIEEITLEARGRVRRARIYYLRQRIGKSARIRELKVQNTNNNTINEE; this is translated from the coding sequence GTGGATTTAATTAAACAAATTGAAAAAAGGTATCTTAAAGAAACCGCGAAGACAGAGTTTTCGGCCGGGGATACCGTAACTGTAAATTATCGTATCCAAGAGGGCGGTAAAACCCGTATTCAGAAATATACCGGCGTTGTCATTCAAAAGAGAAACGGTAATGGAATGAATGGAACGTTTACCGTTCGTAAAGCGTCGGCAAACGGCATTTTCGTGGAAAGAATTTTTGCTCTCAACTCTCCTCTCATAGAGGAAATTACTTTAGAAGCGAGAGGCAGAGTTCGCCGTGCGAGGATCTACTATTTGAGACAGAGAATCGGTAAATCTGCAAGAATTCGTGAGTTGAAAGTACAAAATACGAACAACAATACTATCAATGAAGAATAA
- a CDS encoding RNA pyrophosphohydrolase produces the protein MNKSDYRPNVCVVVLHPENGKVLLCHRCGFLPGEGWQFPQGGIDETLPLEEEMRRELKEEAGTDEVDIVGISSGEYYYDFPEHAYRKRGGFRGQRQKWILVRLKDEKFVNVNTKRPEFDSYEWVSPKIALMRTVDFKQSIYHKALTELNVL, from the coding sequence ATGAATAAAAGTGATTATCGTCCCAATGTTTGTGTGGTTGTTCTGCATCCCGAGAACGGGAAAGTGTTATTGTGTCACCGTTGCGGATTTTTGCCTGGTGAAGGCTGGCAGTTTCCGCAAGGCGGGATTGACGAAACATTGCCCCTTGAAGAAGAAATGAGAAGGGAATTGAAAGAAGAAGCCGGTACGGACGAAGTTGATATTGTGGGAATATCTTCCGGTGAATACTATTATGATTTTCCAGAACATGCGTATCGTAAAAGAGGCGGATTTCGCGGACAACGGCAAAAATGGATTCTTGTGCGTCTAAAAGACGAGAAGTTTGTAAACGTTAACACGAAAAGACCTGAATTTGATTCTTACGAATGGGTTTCTCCTAAAATAGCGCTTATGCGTACGGTAGATTTTAAGCAGAGCATATATCATAAAGCGCTTACGGAATTGAACGTTTTGTAA
- a CDS encoding 1-acyl-sn-glycerol-3-phosphate acyltransferase, with the protein MKWMVYDILSFFQVLKIKEATGLQNFHGTGIVISNHQSFFDGFLVMGHVPSVPLVKSSYKFNPFFNCVIMFFDFVEIDTTPTGIMKADEKIRRLLKSGQSVYICPEGTRNSDGKIGKFHSLAFKIAEDLKVPLFPIVIHYDRPILGKSGSSFIFSQKVDVKIHILESIIPQENQTSVQLLKEAHGIMKTEFEKMSI; encoded by the coding sequence ATGAAATGGATGGTGTATGACATTCTGTCGTTTTTTCAAGTGCTTAAAATTAAGGAAGCCACGGGCTTACAAAACTTCCACGGAACAGGGATTGTAATTTCAAATCACCAAAGTTTTTTTGACGGATTTTTGGTCATGGGACACGTTCCGTCCGTTCCGTTGGTAAAATCGTCATATAAATTTAATCCGTTTTTCAATTGTGTTATTATGTTTTTTGATTTTGTGGAAATTGATACTACTCCGACAGGAATAATGAAAGCGGACGAAAAAATCCGCCGTTTGCTTAAAAGCGGGCAGTCGGTTTATATATGTCCGGAAGGAACGCGCAACAGTGATGGGAAAATCGGCAAATTTCATTCTTTAGCATTCAAAATCGCAGAAGATTTGAAAGTTCCGCTTTTTCCTATAGTTATTCATTATGACAGACCGATTCTAGGTAAATCCGGAAGTAGTTTTATATTTTCGCAAAAAGTAGATGTAAAAATTCATATTTTGGAATCAATTATTCCGCAGGAAAATCAAACATCCGTACAGCTGTTGAAAGAAGCTCATGGTATAATGAAAACGGAATTTGAAAAGATGTCTATATAG